AACTGGAATGGCCCCTATCAGCAGCAAAAGCCGGCTGCATACGAACAGTTTCTGGAGGAGTACAAGGCGATTTTGGAGACGGCGTCCACCGATAAGGTGCGCTCACATCTGATTATTGAAATCGACGGCGAAGTCAAAGGCAAGGTTGGCCGGTACTGGGTGTCCGAAGTCACGAATTGGTTTGAGATCGGTATTGTTATCTGCGACTCGGCCTATTGGTCAGGCGGATATGGGACCGAAGCGTTCCGAATGTGGATGGATTATTTGTTTTCTCACCTGGATACGGTCCGTCTAGGCATAGGCACCTGGTCCGGCAATGAACGGATGATGCGGCTTGCCGCCAAATGCGGAATGGCAGAAGAAGCCCGCGTCCGCAAGGCGCGTATCGTCCGGGGTCAATATTACGATGCGATCAAGATGGGGATTCTGCGCGAGGAATGGGAAGAAATGAAGCGGCTCGGATGAACAGAGAAGGGATGAGCGAATTGGTACAAGAATTTGAGGCCGCCGGAGCCGCGTCTATCGGGCGCTGCGATCTGCACACGCACACGCTTGCGTCCGACGGCATGCAGCCTTCGGCTGAAAATGTGCGTCTTGCCAAGGAAAAGGGCCTGGCCGCGGTCGCCATTACGGATCACGATACGGTTGCGGGCGTGGCTGACGCGCTGAGGGCCGGGGAACATTACGGCATTACGGTCGTTCCCGGCGTTGAAATCAGCACCCGCTCCGGCGGCAAAGACATCCACGTCCTCGGATATAATGTGGATTTCCGGGACAAATCGTTCCTGAGACGGCTGGCCGAACTGCGGGACACCCGCGCCGCGCGAAATGAGGCTATAATCGAGCGGCTGCAAGGGCTGGGCATTGAGATCACGATGGAGGCCGTCGTCCGGGGAATCGGCCGGGAGCTGAAGCCGGATGAGAGCGTCGGCAGGCCGCATATCGCGGACGAACTGGTGCGGCTCGGTGCGGCGTCGGATATGCGAAATGCCTTCGACAAGTATCTGGCAGAGGGAAAGGCCGCCTTTGTGGCACCGCCGCGCATCTCCCCCGTAGAAGCCAGTCGCTGGATCGCCGAAGCGAAGGGTAAGGCGGTACTGGCCCATCCCGGGCTGTACGGCGACGATGAATTAGTGCGCAGCATTCTCGGCGGCGGCGGATTCGCCGGCGTTGAGGTTTATCACTCCGACCACGGCCCCGCCGAGGAGGAACGCTACCTTGAGATGGCACGGGAGTACGGCATGCTGGTTACGGGCGGCTCGGATTTTCACGGCGCGCGGGGCGGCGTGATCTTTCACGGCGATCTCGGAAGCGTGACGGTTGGAGCGGATGTGCTGGAGCGGTTGAAGGCTTAAAGAAACAACCGGAAGGTGAATCTGGATAATCTGGCGGCGTCTGCGTCCGGTCCAACAGTAGCCAAAGAAGCTTATATGGGCTTATCGGTGTGCGTAAAGCATAGCCCCAAGCCTCTAGTCTGACGGGAACGCCCGGGCGACGCAAATCAAAGAAGCTTTCACGGAGCGGCGTGGCCGCCTAGTGAAAGCTTCTTTTTTTAAAATATAAGAATGCATAAGCCGGGGGCTTGACATTTTGACTTATATTTCTACGAGAAACGTATTTGCGTCTTATAAAGACGCCGTCAGGCGTTTCTTCTTGCGTATCTTGGCAGCCGAAAGGCGGATTCAATGGACTTGGACTGCTCCATTCCGCTGTATTTCCGCTGAATTCAGCTTTTTAGCGTGCTTGGAAGCCGTTTGATCATTTCTTCATCCGGCGTCACAAACAGAGTCCGCTGATGGTCATAAATGACGAAGCCGGGCTTGGAGCCGCTTGGCTTGCGGACATGCCGGATCAGCGTGGAGTCCACCGGTACACTGCTGGAATGCTTGGCCTGGCTGAAATAAGCGGCGAGCTGCGCGGCTTCATTGAGCGTAGCGTCGCCGAATTTTTCTCCTCGGATCACGACATGCGAACCGGGAATATCCTTCGTATGCAGCCACGTTTCGTTAGATCCGGCCAGGCGGTTCGTCAGGTACTCATTTTGCAGGTTGTTTTTACCTACATAGATTTCCAAACCTTCCGAAGAAGTGAACACCTGGAGTGTCGGCCGGGTAGGCTTCTTTTTCTTTTTGCCCTTTTTGCTGCGGTCCCGAAGGTATCCTCCGGCCACGAGCTCTTCCCGGATTTCCTCGATGTCGTTCAGGGAAGCGTGATCGAGCTGTTGAAGCAGGCCTTCCATATAGCGGATTTCCTCATGCGTCTTTCCAAGCTGTTCTTCGATTACCGCGAGGCTGTTTTTGTATTTATTGTATTTTTTAAAATAGCGCTGCGCATTGTCGGACGGAGTAAGCAGCGGATCTAGCGGGACCGTGATCTCAGCCTGATCCTCATCGTAATAATTGACCAGGCGAACTTCCTTGTCGCCTTTGGACAATGTGTGCAGCGACGCGAACAGCAGCTCCCCGCGAATCCGATACTGCTCGGCTCCGCCGGCTTCCTCAAGATCCGCATGGAGGTTGGCCAGCTTCTTGACATTTTTGCTCCGTTCGTTCGTCAGGAAACGGAGCAAGTCGCTTACTCGCTGCTTTACCGTGTCCCGCTCGGCTTTATCTCCGTAATAGTCTTCCATACAGCGGCTGATCGTGTCGTAATGCTTCGTCTTGCCTTCCGGCAGCGTCAGCGGAATCGCGGAAAAGACAAGCTTCCCTTTGGCGTTCGTGCCGATAACCGGAGAGAATTCACGCCGGCGGACCGGTTCCATAATAGATTCGAAGGCGTCAGCGAGCCTGTCTTCGAATCCGATTTCGTTCCCGGAGTATCCGCGGACCCCATCCGCAGTCTCGTCGTCTCGGGTCTGCCCGGAACGCAGCGCGATTTCCTGCGCGATCAGCGGGCTGATGCCGCTGAAGGTATCGACGATCCAGGCAATGGGATCGAGAGAAGGCGGTTTAGGGGCGCTTTTTCCCGGATTCTCCCGGCCTATTCTCCGGTCACCTGAGCTTTCCGCCCCCTCGTCAGGGAGAGCTTCCGTTTCCGCCGCAGGCTCCGCCTGCTTCTCCTCGGCATCGCGGTACAGCTGCATGAAACCGCTCCGCGATACGTCCAGCGGGTTATGTTTGTTCTGCTCCGGCGGCTGCGTGTAGGCAAAGCCGGGCATGACAATCCGGTAGCTGCTGATGGCAGGAGTAACATGATGAATGCCGTCAATAATTGTGCCTGCGGAGACGTCGGTCAGGATGATGTTGCTGTGGCGGCCCATCAGCTCGATGATGATTTTTTTGGAAGATACGTCTCCGAGCTCATCCCTTTGCCGGATATCGAAATGAATAATGCGTTCCATCCCCACTTGGGAGACAGCTTCAATAACGCCGCCCTCGCAGTGCTTGCGCATCAGCATGCAGAACATGGGGGCTTCTGCTGGATTCAGGGTGTTTCTTTCCGTAAAATGCAGGCGCGGATAGGTCGGATTGGCCGACAACAGCAGCTTGCCGCCACCGCCTGCGCCTCGGAGTGTAAATACAAGATCGTGATCGCCGGGTTGATATATTTTACTGATCCGCTGTCCAATGCATGCCTGAAGCTCAGTTACAATGGCGCGGGTCACGATGCCGTCGAGTGCCATGATTATAATTTCTCCTGTCGCTGGTAAAATTTCTTTCCTCTCTATGATGCCATACTTTCGCCGCTCAGCGCAAAACGAAGAGGATAAGCCCCAGTGATAATTCGGGACGACCCCGAATACATTGGTCATGAACGGGTGGAAAAGCGTTAACGCCGCCGGAAGTCAAGAAACGACCGGGAGGGGAATGGAGAGTCATGGAACAAAAAAGTTGGCACAGGCTCAGCAGTGATGAACTGCAGAAAACATTCGCTGTTTCGCCGCAGCGGGGCCTTGGCGATGAGGAGGCTGAAGCAAGACGCAGGGAGAACGGCCTGAACGAGCTTTCGGAGGGGAAGAAAGTATCCCCGCTGACGCTGCTGCTGAATCAGTTCAAGGACTTCATGGTCCTCGTGCTTATGGGGGCGACGCTTGTATCGGGGCTGCTGGGTGAATACCTGGATGCGATCACGATTGTCGCCATCATCGCCCTGAACGGGCTCCTCGGATTCGTTCAGGAGTTTCGGGCGGAGCGCTCGCTGCGGGCGCTGAAGCAGCTGTCTGCGCCGTCGGCCAAAGCGCTGCGGGACGGAACCGTCCAACATATCCCGGCGAAGCTGCTCGTTCCGGGCGACATCGTCCTGCTGGAGAGCGGTGACCGGGTTCCAGCCGATGTCCGCTGGCTGAAATGCAGCTCCCTGTACTGCGAGGAATCGGCGCTGACCGGTGAATCGCTGCCGGTGTCCAAACACTCAGAGCCGATTCACGACGAGGAGGTTCCCCTGGGAGACCAGAAGAATATCGGCTTCATGGGCACTATGGTCACCCGGGGAACGGGCAAGGCAATCGTCGTCCGGACAGGAATGGGCACGGAAATGGGCAAGATCGCCGATTTGATCCAGAGCACCGACGCCCAGGAAACGCCGCTCCAGCGGCGGCTGGAGCAGCTCGGTAAAATTCTGATTTACGTGTCGCTCGCATTGACCGTTGTTGTGGTGCTTGCAGGTATTTTGCACGGACAGCCCGCGGTTTCGATGTTCCTGGCCGGGGTCAGCCTGGCGGTTGCCGCGATTCCCGAGGGTCTGCCCGCAATTGTCACCATCGCGCTGGCGCTTGGCGTACAGCGGATGATCAAGCGCAAGGCTATCGTCCGCAAGCTGCCTTCAGTCGAGACGCTGGGCTGCGCTTCCGTCATCTGTTCCGACAAGACCGGAACGCTGACGCAGAATAAAATGACCGTCACCCGTGTCTGGAACGGAGGACGCAGTCTTGAGGTCACTGGCGAAGGGTACGCTCCGGAGGGAGCGGTGCTGCTCAAGGGCAAGCCTGCCGAATTGAAGAACGATCAGAGCCTGCGGCGGCTGCTGCAAATTGGCGCACTGTGCAACAACGCCGAGATTTACGAGACGGTTCCCGAGGAAGCAAAGGCCAAACGCAAAGGAAAAGGCAAGGTGAAAGGCGGTGACGGAGAAACGTCGCCGTCCGCAGCAGCCAAGGTATGGGAGCTTAAGGGCGATCCGACGGAAGGCGCACTCGTGGCGCTGTCCGCGAAGATGGGGCTAACCGCCTCGGCGCTAGCCGTAACCTTCTCCAGAGAGAAGGAGTTTCCCTTCGATTCCGAACGCAAGCTAATGTCGGTTATCGTGAGCCATCCCGGAGGCCGCATGGTGTGCACGAAGGGGGCGCCCGATGTGCTGCTGAGCCGCTGCTCTTATATGATGTGGGAGGGGCAGGTTGTTCCGTGTACGCCGACCTTGCGGCAAAAAGCGCTTGACGCTAACGAAGCGATGGCGTCGGACGCGCTCCGCGTCCTCGGTCTGGCTTACCGTGAGCTGCGGCCGAACGAACATGCCGATTCCGAGAAGGAGGCCGAAGGCCAACTGATCTTCGCAGGTCTCGCCGGCATGATCGACCCGCCGCGCCGGGAGGTGCGGGACGCGATCAGCGTCACCCGCCGGGCAGGCATCAAGACGGTGATGATTACCGGCGACCACGGCACGACCGCCGAGGCGATCGCCCATCAGCTCGGCATTCTCCAGCGCGGCGGCAAGGTGCTGACGGGCAGCCAGCTGTCGCGGATGGACGACGACGCGCTCGACAAATTGTCGGACAGCGTGTACGTCTATGCCCGCGTCTCGCCCGAGCACAAGCTGCGCATCGTGAAGTCGCTGCAGCGGCACGGCCATGTAGTCGCCATGACAGGCGACGGGGTCAACGACGCTCCGGCAATCAAGGCGGCTGACATCGGCATCGCCATGGGCATTACGGGCACCGATGTGACCAAGGAAGCGTCGGCGCTCATCCTGGGTGACGACAATTTCTCCACGATTGTGGCGGCGATCGAAGAGGGCCGGAGCATCTATGAGAATATCCGCAAATTCATCCGGTACTTGCTTGCATCGAATGTCGGCGAGATTCTGACAATGTTCTTTGCCATGATGCTAGGTCTGCCGCTTCCGCTCGTGCCTATTCAGATATTGTGGGTCAACCTGGTTACGGACGGTCTGCCGGCAATGGCGCTTGGCGTCGACCAGCCCGAGAAAGATTTAATGGAACACAAGCCGCGCGGCGCCAAAGAAAACATCTTTGCCCGCAGGCTCGGCTGGAAGATTGTCAGCCGAGGCATTCTGATCGGCCTCTGTACGCTCGCCGCCTTCTGGCTGACGCTTCGCGTCGCCCCGCAAGATCCGGCCCGGCTTATCCAGGCGCAATCGGTGGCGTTCGCCACCCTCGTTATGGCCCAGCTCTTTCATGTGTTCGACTGCCGGAGCTCCCGGTCCGTGTTTCACCGGAACCCGTTCCAGAACAAATATCTTGTGCTCGCGGTACTCTCGTCCGTGCTGCTGATGCTGGCGGTAATGTACATCCCCGCGCTGCAGCCTGTTTTCAAGACCGTACCGCTTGGCTTTAGAGACTGGTCGCTGTGCCTCGTTGCCTCCGGTATTCCAACCTTCCTGATGGGCGCAGCCAGCGTCTGGGGCGGGAAGCACAGCCGGAAGCGTCTCCGTGCAGGGGGCGTCGGCGGCGGACGGAGCATGCCGAAAAGTACAAAAATTTCGGCATAAAATCAATAGCTTTGCCTGACCTCTTGCGGTATGCTTGTTGCAATTAACCGAAGGAGTGGACGAAGCTATGGAATTTACCAAAATGCACGGACTCGGCAATGACTTCATCGTCGTATTTGGCGAGCAGTCGCTGCCAGGCAACGCGCCAGAACTGGCCGTCAAATTATGCAATCGGTTCTTCGGCATAGGAGCTGACGGACTCGTATATATTCTGCCCTCGGAACGTGGCGATTACATGATGCGGATTATGAATTCCGACGGTTCCGAAGCGGAGCAGTGCGGCAATGCCATTCGCTGTGTGGCGAAATATGTATATGATCACGGACATGTGCAGTCGGAGCAAATCGTCATTGAAACGATCGGCGCGGGTGAACAGAAAGTGAAGCTGCAGGTGAAGGACGGGCAAGTGGAGACGGTAACGGTCGATATGGGCGAGCCCATTCTGTCGGGACCGCAAATTCCCGTAGATATCGAGGCTGAGCCGGTGCTGGGCCGCCCGATTGAGACGGACGGGAAGGAATTTACATTTACAGCCGTGTCGATGGGCAACCCGCACTGCGTTATATATGTGGACGACGCCGTTTCCTTCGATCTGACGACCTGGGGACCAAAGCTTGAAGTTCATCCTTTGTTCCCGCGTAAGGTGAATGTCGAATTCGCCACCGTGAAAGACCGCGGACGCATCGACATGCGGGTATGGGAACGGGGAGCCGGACCGACACTCGCCTGCGGAACCGGCGCTTGCGCTACGCTCGTCTCCTCCGTTCTTAACGGAGTGAGCGACCGGGCGGCGTGGGTAAGCCTGAAGGGCGGAGACCTGTACATTGAATGGAACGAAGAAGATAATCATGTATATATGACAGGACCGGCCGAAGCGGTATTTAAAGGGTCCGTATCCATATAAGCTATATTCCGCCAAGAACAAAAGTTATGATAATAGGTCAACCAGAGATTGCTGGTTGGCCTTTTTCCTTTTTATAAACGCCTGTTTCACTAATGCATACACCTTGGGTTCAGGCGAATAACAAACGCGGAAGTCGTAAATAATGGAAGAAAGAAGTTTGAATCGAGGCGAGGGCGGATGAAAAAAAACGGACCAAGCAGTAAGGGAGCGCCTGCCGGAGTTTCGGCGGCCGGAACCGGAAACGGGGCTGTCCCTGCCCTTACAAATAATCTTGAGCAGACGCTCGGCACCATCAAGCGCGAGCTCGGTTCCAGTCCCGATCTGAAAATACGGAAATTTCAGATCGGTTCGGCTGAACCGGTCTGGGTGGCCGCCGTTTTTATGGACGGATTGGTCAATGCCGTAGCCGTTGATGAATTCGTGATGGGAGCATTATTGGGAAATTCCGCCGATAATACTGCAGAGGAAATGCCACGGGTGCCGCAGGAAAGGCTTCAGCTCATACTGGACAGGGCGCTGGAGCTAGGCGAAACCACGGTCGAAGACAAATGGAACGAAATGATGCTCTCCCTTCTGTCGGGCAACACCATCATTTTGGTAGACGGCTGCAGCAAGGCTATCGTGGGAGGAACGAAAGGGGGAGAATGGCGGACTGTTGCGGAGCCTTCCTCCCAAATTGTGATACGGGGACCAAAAGACGCTTTTGTCGAGTCGATCATTACAAATATTGCGCTGATCCGAAGACGGATCAAATCACCGAAGCTTTGGGTTGAATTTATGAAATTCGGCACGGTGACGAACACGGATGTAGCCCTTTTATATATGAAAGACAGGGCGGAAAAGAGAGTCCTTGACCAAGTCAAAATGCGCCTGGAAAAGATCAACATTGAAGCGGTTCTGGAATCAAGTTATATTGAGCAGCTCATTCAGGATAAAGTGTTTACCCCATTTCCAACGGTCTATAATACGGAGCGTCCGGATGTGGCGGCGGCCAATTTGCTGGAAGGTCGAATTGTTCTGATTGTTGACGGTACGCCTTTTGTGCTTGTCGTGCCGACGGTACTGGCGCAGTTCCTTCAATCGACCGATGATTACAGCCAGCGATTTGACAGTGCCACCCTAATGCGTTTGGTGCGTTATACAAGCCTGATCATTCTACTTCTTGGCCCTTCCGTCTTTATTGCGCTGACCACCTTCCATTACGAAATGGTACCGACGCCCATGCTGATCAGCCTGCTGGCCCAGCGGGAGAACGTTCCTTTTCCGGCCGCGATCGAAGCGATGATTATGGAGGCCGCGTTCGAAATCCTGAGGGAGGCCGGCGTCCGGATGCCGAGAGCGGTAGGACAGACAGTGTCGGTTGTCGGCGCCTTGATTCTGGGAACCGCGGTCGTGGAAGCAGGTATTATTACGCCGGTTATGGTCATTGTGGTTGCGTTGACCGGTATTGCCAGCTTTGCCATTCCCTCCTACAATTTCGCCGTCGCAGGGCGAATTATCCGTTTTGGATTTTTGATAGCCGCATCGATGTTTGGATTCTACGGCATTACGCTGGGACTGATCGTATTGATTGCGCATATCAACAGCCTCCAATCTTTTGGCACTCCCTATCTGGCACCGCTCAGCCCGTTTTCCATAAGAGGGCAAAAGGATACGATATTGAGAGTGCCTACGTTTTTGATTAATCTTAGACCTGACAAGCTGGGGCAAATGAACGACAACGATGAGTCAGGCAAGGATAATAAGACATCCGATTCCGGGAAGGATGGACGGACAGGTGCTTAAATTATGGAAACTGCTCATGATGGGTCTTCTTCTTTTCCAGACTGGCTGCTGGGACAGCATTGAACTGAACCGAAGGGCTATTGTTTCAGGCGTATCTATCGATAAGGGGCCGACGGAGGACAAGAGATACAGCGTGTCCTTCCAAGTCGTCGTGGCGGATGAAATAACCGGGAAAAACAGTAGGGGGAACTCCCCTGTCGCCTTATACAAAGGGAGCGGCCGTTCCATTTATGAGGCGCTCGGCAACGCTTCCCGGCAATCCGCGCGAATTCTCTCTCTGGGCCATTCGAAGGTGATCATCATATCCGAAGAGCTCGCCCGTGAAGGGATCCGGGATCTCATGGATATTTTTGAACGGGAATCCGAAATGCGGCTCAGCACCTTGGTCTTTGTGTCCAGAGGACAGCCGGCGGAAGACATCCTTTCCGTGATGACGGTATTCGGCAGAATTCCTGCCAACGACCTTGTACAGAAGCTGGAAACGGGAAACCGCTCATTCGGTTACAATTTCCGAATTGAGGTGGATGATGTGATCCGCGGGATTTTGGCTAAAGAGGGAGGGGCGATTATCAACGGCGTGATTGTCAAGGGCGATCTGGAAGCGGGGGGAACGAAGACAAATGTGGAGGGCATAAAGCCGAAGGCTATCTTGAAAAACGCCGGACTTGCCGTATTCAAGCAGGATAAGCTGATGGCTTTTCAAGATGGAACGGCGGGAATAGGCCTGAGCCTGATCCATAACAAGCAGAAAGAATATCCGTTATTACTTGATTTTGGGAAAAACGAATCCGCCACCTTCAGTATGTTCAAGGTGCATACCTCGGTCACAGCCAATGCGAAAGATCCGGAGCATCCAGTTATCTTCATCAGCACCCGACAGCAAGCCGCCTTGAAAGAATACAACGGTTCTCTGGATATTTCCAAGTCTTCTGTACTGAGAAACTGGGAAAAGCTTCTGAGTGAAGAAACAAAGAAGGAAATTGATACCGCCGTCAAAGAGGCCATGCGTCTTAACAGCGATTATATCCGGTTCAATGAGACGATGAATCGGGATAATCCGAAAGGCTGGAAACGGGTGAAGGATCGCTGG
This region of Paenibacillus sp. URB8-2 genomic DNA includes:
- a CDS encoding GNAT family N-acetyltransferase — translated: MGIFLRGKKVNLRDFTEDDILKLYYHYYESPDREHLNWNGPYQQQKPAAYEQFLEEYKAILETASTDKVRSHLIIEIDGEVKGKVGRYWVSEVTNWFEIGIVICDSAYWSGGYGTEAFRMWMDYLFSHLDTVRLGIGTWSGNERMMRLAAKCGMAEEARVRKARIVRGQYYDAIKMGILREEWEEMKRLG
- a CDS encoding PHP domain-containing protein, coding for MSELVQEFEAAGAASIGRCDLHTHTLASDGMQPSAENVRLAKEKGLAAVAITDHDTVAGVADALRAGEHYGITVVPGVEISTRSGGKDIHVLGYNVDFRDKSFLRRLAELRDTRAARNEAIIERLQGLGIEITMEAVVRGIGRELKPDESVGRPHIADELVRLGAASDMRNAFDKYLAEGKAAFVAPPRISPVEASRWIAEAKGKAVLAHPGLYGDDELVRSILGGGGFAGVEVYHSDHGPAEEERYLEMAREYGMLVTGGSDFHGARGGVIFHGDLGSVTVGADVLERLKA
- a CDS encoding Rqc2 family fibronectin-binding protein, which translates into the protein MALDGIVTRAIVTELQACIGQRISKIYQPGDHDLVFTLRGAGGGGKLLLSANPTYPRLHFTERNTLNPAEAPMFCMLMRKHCEGGVIEAVSQVGMERIIHFDIRQRDELGDVSSKKIIIELMGRHSNIILTDVSAGTIIDGIHHVTPAISSYRIVMPGFAYTQPPEQNKHNPLDVSRSGFMQLYRDAEEKQAEPAAETEALPDEGAESSGDRRIGRENPGKSAPKPPSLDPIAWIVDTFSGISPLIAQEIALRSGQTRDDETADGVRGYSGNEIGFEDRLADAFESIMEPVRRREFSPVIGTNAKGKLVFSAIPLTLPEGKTKHYDTISRCMEDYYGDKAERDTVKQRVSDLLRFLTNERSKNVKKLANLHADLEEAGGAEQYRIRGELLFASLHTLSKGDKEVRLVNYYDEDQAEITVPLDPLLTPSDNAQRYFKKYNKYKNSLAVIEEQLGKTHEEIRYMEGLLQQLDHASLNDIEEIREELVAGGYLRDRSKKGKKKKKPTRPTLQVFTSSEGLEIYVGKNNLQNEYLTNRLAGSNETWLHTKDIPGSHVVIRGEKFGDATLNEAAQLAAYFSQAKHSSSVPVDSTLIRHVRKPSGSKPGFVIYDHQRTLFVTPDEEMIKRLPSTLKS
- a CDS encoding calcium-translocating P-type ATPase, SERCA-type encodes the protein MEQKSWHRLSSDELQKTFAVSPQRGLGDEEAEARRRENGLNELSEGKKVSPLTLLLNQFKDFMVLVLMGATLVSGLLGEYLDAITIVAIIALNGLLGFVQEFRAERSLRALKQLSAPSAKALRDGTVQHIPAKLLVPGDIVLLESGDRVPADVRWLKCSSLYCEESALTGESLPVSKHSEPIHDEEVPLGDQKNIGFMGTMVTRGTGKAIVVRTGMGTEMGKIADLIQSTDAQETPLQRRLEQLGKILIYVSLALTVVVVLAGILHGQPAVSMFLAGVSLAVAAIPEGLPAIVTIALALGVQRMIKRKAIVRKLPSVETLGCASVICSDKTGTLTQNKMTVTRVWNGGRSLEVTGEGYAPEGAVLLKGKPAELKNDQSLRRLLQIGALCNNAEIYETVPEEAKAKRKGKGKVKGGDGETSPSAAAKVWELKGDPTEGALVALSAKMGLTASALAVTFSREKEFPFDSERKLMSVIVSHPGGRMVCTKGAPDVLLSRCSYMMWEGQVVPCTPTLRQKALDANEAMASDALRVLGLAYRELRPNEHADSEKEAEGQLIFAGLAGMIDPPRREVRDAISVTRRAGIKTVMITGDHGTTAEAIAHQLGILQRGGKVLTGSQLSRMDDDALDKLSDSVYVYARVSPEHKLRIVKSLQRHGHVVAMTGDGVNDAPAIKAADIGIAMGITGTDVTKEASALILGDDNFSTIVAAIEEGRSIYENIRKFIRYLLASNVGEILTMFFAMMLGLPLPLVPIQILWVNLVTDGLPAMALGVDQPEKDLMEHKPRGAKENIFARRLGWKIVSRGILIGLCTLAAFWLTLRVAPQDPARLIQAQSVAFATLVMAQLFHVFDCRSSRSVFHRNPFQNKYLVLAVLSSVLLMLAVMYIPALQPVFKTVPLGFRDWSLCLVASGIPTFLMGAASVWGGKHSRKRLRAGGVGGGRSMPKSTKISA
- the dapF gene encoding diaminopimelate epimerase, coding for MEFTKMHGLGNDFIVVFGEQSLPGNAPELAVKLCNRFFGIGADGLVYILPSERGDYMMRIMNSDGSEAEQCGNAIRCVAKYVYDHGHVQSEQIVIETIGAGEQKVKLQVKDGQVETVTVDMGEPILSGPQIPVDIEAEPVLGRPIETDGKEFTFTAVSMGNPHCVIYVDDAVSFDLTTWGPKLEVHPLFPRKVNVEFATVKDRGRIDMRVWERGAGPTLACGTGACATLVSSVLNGVSDRAAWVSLKGGDLYIEWNEEDNHVYMTGPAEAVFKGSVSI
- a CDS encoding spore germination protein — translated: MKKNGPSSKGAPAGVSAAGTGNGAVPALTNNLEQTLGTIKRELGSSPDLKIRKFQIGSAEPVWVAAVFMDGLVNAVAVDEFVMGALLGNSADNTAEEMPRVPQERLQLILDRALELGETTVEDKWNEMMLSLLSGNTIILVDGCSKAIVGGTKGGEWRTVAEPSSQIVIRGPKDAFVESIITNIALIRRRIKSPKLWVEFMKFGTVTNTDVALLYMKDRAEKRVLDQVKMRLEKINIEAVLESSYIEQLIQDKVFTPFPTVYNTERPDVAAANLLEGRIVLIVDGTPFVLVVPTVLAQFLQSTDDYSQRFDSATLMRLVRYTSLIILLLGPSVFIALTTFHYEMVPTPMLISLLAQRENVPFPAAIEAMIMEAAFEILREAGVRMPRAVGQTVSVVGALILGTAVVEAGIITPVMVIVVALTGIASFAIPSYNFAVAGRIIRFGFLIAASMFGFYGITLGLIVLIAHINSLQSFGTPYLAPLSPFSIRGQKDTILRVPTFLINLRPDKLGQMNDNDESGKDNKTSDSGKDGRTGA
- a CDS encoding Ger(x)C family spore germination protein, which encodes MLKLWKLLMMGLLLFQTGCWDSIELNRRAIVSGVSIDKGPTEDKRYSVSFQVVVADEITGKNSRGNSPVALYKGSGRSIYEALGNASRQSARILSLGHSKVIIISEELAREGIRDLMDIFERESEMRLSTLVFVSRGQPAEDILSVMTVFGRIPANDLVQKLETGNRSFGYNFRIEVDDVIRGILAKEGGAIINGVIVKGDLEAGGTKTNVEGIKPKAILKNAGLAVFKQDKLMAFQDGTAGIGLSLIHNKQKEYPLLLDFGKNESATFSMFKVHTSVTANAKDPEHPVIFISTRQQAALKEYNGSLDISKSSVLRNWEKLLSEETKKEIDTAVKEAMRLNSDYIRFNETMNRDNPKGWKRVKDRWDSIFPRCEVRIKVNTIIRHTEMRTRSLRSSGEGKE